One Coffea eugenioides isolate CCC68of chromosome 2, Ceug_1.0, whole genome shotgun sequence genomic window, GACTCAAGAAAGTTTTAAGCCACTGCATTAGCAAAAACCAGGCAGCTTTTATCCCAAGCAGGCAAATTCTTGACAATGTCATTCTATCTCATGAATACTTACATTAcatgaaaaataagaaacaaggACAGAATGGTTTTATGGCTGTGAAACTAGACATGTCAAAGGCCTACGACAGAGTGGAGTGAAAATTCCTTGATTCCATGATGGCTAAGATGGGCTACTTTACAGTCCGGAGGAAATGGATATGGAGTTGCCTCTCCTCAGTTACATACTCCTTCAATATTAATGGAGTACCAAAAGAGTTTGTAATCCCAAAAAGAGGAATAAGACAAGGTGATCCACTGTCAccttatcttttccttttatgtTCAGAAGGTTTCTCCAACTTATTGAAGCAGGCTGAAGGAGAAAAAAGGATCTTAGGGATGAAGATAAGTAGGAATGGACCAAGCATGactcatttattttttgctgACGATTCATTGATCTTCTGTAAAGCTAACAGAGAGGAAGCCAGTGAACTCTTTCAAATCTTGAGGAACTATGAGAAGGGGTTAGGTCAATCTATAAATCTGGAAAAGTCCTCAGTGTTCTTCAGTAGCAATGTGAGTCATTAGAGGAAAGGGGAAGTAAGACAAAGCCTAGGCACAATTCAGGTGGCTACTCAAGGAAAATATCTGGGGCTCCCTATGGCGATAACAAGATCCAAACAGCAGGTTTTTGGTTACATTAAGGACAGTATCAGTAAAAGAATGAATAGCTGGAAGAACAAGTTGCTCAGCCAAGGAGAAAAGGAAGTATTATTGAAGGCAGTCTCCATGGCAATGCCAGTTTATACAATATCCTGCTTTAAACTTCCTAACAAACTATGCAAAGAAGTGACCTCCATTTTTGCTAATTACTGGCGGGGAGAAACTGAAGGGAGAAATAAGATGCACTGGTGCTCATGGGGGGGATTGgctagagagaaaaaagagggaGGCTTGGGCTTCAAGGATTTGCAGAACTTCAACAAAGCCTTGCTGGCTAAACAGGTTTGGAGGTtgatttccaaaccaaatctctTAGTCAGCAAGGTCTTGAGGGCAAAGTACTTTCATAGGGACTCAATATTTAACTGCAAAGTCCCTAAGTGTGCTTCTTGGATTTGGCAAAGTCTGATGAATGTGAGAGAATTTGTGCGCAATGGAACTAGAAAGAAGATAGGCAATGACAAGGCAACAAACATCTGGGAGGATAACTGGATCCCTGGAAATGAGGAAGGAAAAGTCACCTTTGTGATGCCTCAGAATTGCAACATCAGAAAAGTAGATGAGTTGATCAGTGGCTATAGATGGAGGACACCATTAGTGCTTAGGACCTTCAACAGGAAGGATGCTGAGGAAATCCTAAATATTCCTATCAGTATCTCAAGAAGGGAAGACAGCAATTACTGGTTACACAGTGGCAATGGCATCTACACGGTCAACTCAGGATACAAGGCACTGTGCAGAGAAACAACTCAACACAA contains:
- the LOC113759541 gene encoding uncharacterized protein LOC113759541, translating into MGYFTVRRKWIWSCLSSVTYSFNINGVPKEFVIPKRGIRQGDPLSPYLFLLCSEGFSNLLKQAEGEKRILGMKISRNGPSMTHLFFADDSLIFCKANREEASELFQILRNYEKGLGQSINLEKSSVFFSSNVSH